The DNA sequence GGGGTCGAGTGAGGACAGCTTAAAAGAGCGAGCCGGATTCGCTCTCAGGCTGGTTGGCTGATTATGGAGGTGTGATTGAATTCGCTTAACCCAACAAAACGGACGCCCACAACGCTGGACTGGAATAACAAACGGTGCGATGTACAGTACAAGTGAATGTATATGATATAATCTGGACAAAGGCTGCAAgcggaagaaggaaaaaggaaaaatacCACAGGGGAAATAGCACAGGCGGCATCAGAGATTCCCCAGCAGAGGTGAGATGTGATAGTAGCAGCAGTCAAATATGGAGGGGCTGCAGTGCGTGCAGATGTGGCTTCGCTTGGTTGGCCCAGCCTCCTGCAGCGGCCCAGTTGGGATATTTGTTTACCGCGGTTGCCCTGCCAATGCGCTGCGGGCCGCCCCATCGCGGGGCTTGATTGGCGGACACGCCACTAGCGACCAGCCCCTGGAGCCTGTAGACGCCCAAGAGCGGCGTTTTTCCTGTCAATTGAGTGATTGAACGATTGATTGACTGATTGAATGGATGGGACAGACAAGAAGCACGGAATATCCGAGTGCAGCCGAGTTACTACGCGCCAATTGAGTCTTTTCTCgtcaacatcaacaccagGACgaccaacatcaacatcaacatcaacatcatgtGCTTGCGGCCTGAAGCGATCCGATGGATGCCTTACGTTGATGTTGCatgcacacacacacaatTTAGCGATGCTTCTCCCCTGTCACCGGCCCACAATTCCAGTTGTCCCAGCCAAGCCGGCCAGGGGGCATGAGACGGGCGATTGGCGGTTGGTAGGTGGCAGAAGCAGCGAGTTTATTGTTTACTGCGACAACGGCAGCGTCAGTTTGAAGAGCCAAGAGCGGTTAACCTGAAGACCTTGGCGGTTGATTCATCCTTTGCTCCGGACAAGAAGCTGTTGATCAATCAGGAGCAAGGAGAACTGTCGCAACTAGCTCGATACAAGCACATTTCATACAATATGCCACTGCTTGCAGTGTGGCAAAAGCGGGAAAAAAGTCCCAACGCGTATGCTCCTCTCTCACCGCCAAATCAATCGGGCTACTGCTCTCCATCTTACATAAGGCAGCCAAGACTCATGTGCCATAGAGTTGACAGTGACAGCGGTATGAGCTCAATGATTCTGGTAGCAGTACCTATATGAGTTTCAACGTATGTTGACAGCGCTGAGCTCAACTCGACTAGGATGAACCTTGACGGCACCTCCCGCCCTGTCAATCAATAAAGGTGTAGAGTAGTCACACGACAATTCCTAGGTGCTATTACTGCTGCCCCTCCACGTCTTctagaagatgaagatgatagTAGCACTCTGTAGGTTGaaagtttattttaagcCAAGACATCTTCAACAAGGCCCTGCATATTGTGACACTTGAGACACCAACGCCACAACTCGCAGTAGTGCAAAGCTTCCCGGGAGCTATCAATCCCGGTTCGAAGATTTATAACACGTTAACCAAATTTATCTATTATCAAAATATTTTACATccttcattttcattttcataccccaaagaagaaaaagatacCTATTCACCTGGCCCGCTCATATACAATACATATAGATATACACAAACTTGTGACTATTATACACGCGACTCATCAACTCAACAGCTTATTTCAGCTCATTCGCAATGTTCTGCAACAGATTCACGCCGCCAAGCTTATTCTGCGTATACCGAGCGTTGAATTTGATCACGTCCTTGACTTTGCCATAAGTAGCCGTATCAATCTGCAGAGGCTGGGCGCTGATGTACCAATCAACGCCCTCAGTGCAAGGAGGAGTGGTCAGTGAGCCAGAGTAGCTATTTTCAACCAAAGTCAGCTTCAAGTTTTGCAGTTTTCTATTCCCCAGGCTTCCGACTCACGTGAAGATGGCGTTGGATTTGAGATGGTTCTCCAGCGCGGCAAACAGGAGAGGCCCAGTCAGGGTAGTTTCACCAGGCGTGGCAATCTCGTTGACGTTCTGAAAGACTGAGGACAGCAGGAGGTTGGGCACACCGAAATCGACCAGGAAAGATACAACAGCAGTAGACTTGTCTATTCACACGCATGCTGTCATTAGCCCAAGATCTTGGTATAAGGCCTAGAAGAGTATCGCATGTCCGGATTACAAGGTGCATCTCATTCACTCACCAGGGGTCGAAAACACAAAGTGTATTTCCATAGGATGGTATTCAGAGTCGATTCGGTGCTCGCTAGGAGTATGGAAGTGAAACTGCGCCAGCTTGTAGTCCTTGCCGCCGGCCTTGAGCGTTCCGTTGACGGGCACCTCAACCGTGCTGCCCAGGTTCTCAAACTCGGCTCCAAAAGGGTACGACTCCACGGTGAAGGAGATGGAATCGCCATGGGCCGTGGCGATGGAAGAGTCCAGCACAATGGGCGACTGGTGCTGGCCGGTGGCGCAGAGCTCGTTGGCAGTCTTGTTGAGGCTGTACCAGTTCAGAGGGCCGATGAGATCGTTGTAGCCAAAAGTGCTGACGGGCACGGTATGCTCTCGGGGATAGAGATGGGTTCCGTAGTCACAGGAAGCAAATGCCGGGGCGACCAGCGCCAGGGCACAAACCGTGAACTGAGTAAACCGAGTCATCTTTGCGGATTTAATGAGAGACAAATATTCGAGTTTGGGATGAACAGTTTTTGAAGAGACCAGCTGCCGGCGAAATCAACAAAATGGGCGGGTTGAGGCCTCTAGATGTAGCTCCGCCAAGAATAGGGGATGAGCTTATAAAACTCTTACAATCTCGGATGCGACCCTCATTCAACCCCCGGGCATTCCCTCAGCCTCCCCCGTCGTTGTCATCCTCGGCACTTGCAGTTCTTCGTATGTCTCATCTCGAAGCTTAACCCCCAGAATAGGCCTCCTCATCGCGGGCGTCTCAGGCGAATGCCGAGCCCAGAAAATTGCAAAAGTTGGGCTTCCCACTGGTTTTCTGCGCGACTTACACTTATAGCGCGCTGCTAGGCATGCTTACCATGGACTGAATTGGTAATAAGCCATAAAAGTCCCACTAGATTAGACCCAAGGCAGTCAGCTTAGAATTTGGCAATCTTCAATTTACCATTTACATCGCAACAGATGAATCGGCTATCTGTGCCGTGTGGCTCAGTTTCGACTTCGGTTCCCAGACATCGTGGGCGTTCGGGAGGCTCGGGTTAACCTTCAAATGGAATAGCCAGCTCGTCCACTGCGGTGGAGCTTAGCTAGAAGGTCGAGACCTTTTGAGTTGTTGAGCTCGCTTGACTCTTTGCCTTACACTTTTGAagtctcttttccctttctgtcttttctgGGGAGCGCATAACATGTCTCAGGTTCTCCGATAAGGTGTGCATGGGTATTAAGCTTAACCGCCATAGTGGAAAAGACCCTTACAAAAGTCGGGTTCAAAACCATTTGCGTGTCAGGTTGATTGCCGTGACTCGACGCCCAGAAAACGGTCTTGTAAATCCGGGGCGGCGGTAGTTGTAGATCCGCGGGCTTATAATTGAGCTCCCGGGTGCCAACAATATGCGGTTCTAGTTTACAAGTATTTTAATTACTGACAGCGTTTAATTAGCGAGTATCGTTCTTTATATTTACAGCACGGAATATGAATGAAGAGGATTCAAAGACTGCGTCACATTATGCTTTGTGCCAAGCATTCTTCAAATTTGTAGACATGCTTCTCAAACCTTGGCATATCTACTAGTAGATCCACTACAACAAGCGCATAATATGACCTGTTAGATATGGAATGCAAGATGGAGCGCTACTTGGAGGAAAAGATAGATAAGCatgaataaaaaagatattgAGTTATTGGGCTAGCCGAGGAGagctgccaaagccaaacGCCAGTTTCTATAGAAGCTAGTATAGAATGCTCTTCGAGTTATTCTTAACAAACTAACAGCATTATCACGCAGTGATGAGAGAGTCTCCTGTGAAATATTGAGTATTAAGATGACACAACATAACTCGATTAATCTAGTTTATTCCGGCTCATTTGAACAGTGTAAAAACGTACTTTAGAGCATATAGGTGTAAACAAACGCAGAGTGTTGCTCAATCACTAGTTTCGGCTATTGGAAAAACTACATGCCAATCTAACACTCTGCggggttttcttttctaacAATATCGAATAACAATGGTCTCATAGAAATGTATAACAGTCTGCTTACTCTGCCTATACGGATTAGACATGAGGTGCAAGCCCACGAGAAGATTTGTAGGCATTAAGTTTAGGATATTATCTTAATTGACAACTAGTAAAAGCTGTGTTAGTATCAATTTGAACTGTCGGCtcttttactattactaGGTACATATAACTTATAATGCTGATACCTTTACTGAATTTCTCGGAATGGGTCTCAATACCTTGACATTAGGCGTCAAGGCCCAACTATAGATAAACTACATCTACGCTTTCTCAGACTCAAGTTCTTTTCGGCTGAAATAAGACTTCATTTCGATACAAGAAGTACAATATTATATTTCTGAGCTGAATCAATATTCCGTCTTCAGCATAAGATGAAACTGAATGAAGGCATATTGAGAGTAATCTGCTTAGCTTAAACATAAGCCATTGTGGCAATTAAAGGCTCGTCAAACAGCACTCAAGGTATATTTCGTCGACAGAAAGCAGAATTTGTCAGTAGAAAGTAGATTTTATTGATAGAAAAGTAATCTCGGCGAAAAGCAGATTTCATCCACGAAACAACAAATCGTGTCGACAAAGAAGCAGATTCCATTCGCAAATAAACGGATTTCTTCGACAAATAAACGGATCTCGTCAACAATTCAACAGATTTCATCGATAGATGCGAGTCATCTCAGCATACATGCAAGCTCAATGTAGTGGGTTCCAGAGCAATGCCATTTCGTTTTAGCGCTTTTGATGACACTCAGAAGCAGCATCAGTAGGACTAGGATCTTGACATTAGATTACTCGCCAAGGTATGCCattatgtacatgtattcatgAATTTTTGCATCCTTTCACACACAAACTTTATCATGTTCATCATCACATTGTCACCTAGGCCCAAGCGCATGGCTGGCATTCAATTGCCGGCCTCTATAAGTGCTAGATCTTTCACTCTATCGAAAGCCCCGTTTTGTAAACAGTCCTCTCTTCCCATTGCTTCTTGTTGCCCGCCACCTATAGTTCGCAGTAGTTCTGGGTAACGGTGACAATCTCAGTCTTTGTAGGCGTGTGAGCGGTGACGGTGGTAGCAGTGATGCCCcagcaagagcaagcagAGGAGTATCGCTTAGCACCGTCGCAAGAGGAGGCATAAGCTGGGACAGCTGTAGGATAGactgtggcggcggcgtaGTTGACATCgttcttgggcttgggagTGATATCGGGATGGACAGTAATGGTGATTGTGGTGGTTCTTCACGTTTCGTTAGCAACAGTATACCAACACTATATGgtacttttattatatagcaCATATAGTTTGAGGCCATGAGCGAGTACGTACGTAGCCTTAGGAGTGACAGTGGCTCGCATAAAGCTGGAGCAGTCGGCCTTGCGAGAAGAAATAGGGGACAGGCCCTCGCGAGTGCCAGTGACGGCACGAGCGCAGTTGTCGGCATTGCAACCGTTGGTACGCTCAATAacgctggccatggcggcagcagccaaagacaGGACAATGGAAGCCTTCATATTTGCGATGTTAGACGAGGATCGTTGATGAGAGATGGTAGAGACTTGAGTTGCGATCCGTGAAAGTGGATGATGATTGGCCAACACAGGAATACAGAGAAAGGGACAAGACAGAGACAAAGAGCGCCGCACAGCTCCTATATAGCAAACGGGGGCTGGCCGTATAGAAGAGAGATTCGGCTCGGGCCCGAATTCGAATTGGACCGACAGGTAGCCGCTTTGGGGATTCTCAATGAACTAGAGCAGCGTATTTCATTCTTACAGGCCTTCATCGGCGCTACCAGCCGCATCCAAAAGCATGGCTTCCCTGCCAATTCAGCTCCATCCCGGAAACTAGCAGAGGTTCCCGATGGCCAGCTCTAAAAAGCCTCGTGGCTGATATCTCTCCACCTATCGGGGCCTCTCCGTCTCCCATGAGGCGGGAATAATCTGGGGCTGAAGATTGTCAAGCAGCCCATTCCTGGGGCGAGTTGTGACTTGTCCGAGCTGACTGCTCTCACTTTTACAGGCATAGAAGTACGTGGAGGCAGTAAAAGTGCAAATCCTTGGTGGCCGTGTTGGGAGAACTAGAAGAGGGTGCATTTGCTGATAGATGGACCAGGTTGTCGGTCCCCTGCGTACCAAGAAAACAACCCTGGCTAATATTGGCATTAGTACGCACTCTATGgcgatgcagctgcagaatcCCGTCAACATCAGTAGATGGCTCCAGTCCGCTATCCGTGCGATCCGTTGGCACGACGCAGGGCCATGGCAGCTCCCAAGTTCAACCAGGAATTCCCTACTCAGAGGTGCGTACTCCTAATTCCACCCACTGGTGATTTTGCTTGGCAGAACATGATGGTTTGCTTTACCCAGAGCTGCGACCAGACCAAGGAAGGAATCGTATTTCCCCGGCGGGTACAAGACTATTCATCTCAGCCGCAGCGTCAGATCCTACAAGACCCTAATCCCGCAATTTATTAGCGTCAGCTAAAACTCTGCAAACAAACATTTCGAGCCCTTTGTTTATATTTTGGCGGCACCGAAAGTGAGCACTGCCATGATCCCGACATCCAAATGCAGGAGCCGATATTCCGTGTCAAGGAGGGCTTATTCGAGGACTGGGTAAAATGAAAAAACCACTCACCCATGGGTAACAACTCCAGCCGGTACGAGCACAAGTCCCTACACGTAGCCACTAGCAGCATCACCGGAATGTCTCCAGAACAAGGGATCAGAGGCCAAAGTCCAGATGCCAAGATGCAAGCTCAGGTCGGCCTCATGCCGTCATCAATTGGCGTGGCCTGATGAAGAAATCGGCGCAAAGGCCTCTGCTCTAGCGGTCTCTAGCGGGGGGGCCTACGCTGCAGGTACTGGGACGCTAACAGCACAGCGCTGTAATACCCGCTATGGCCGGTTTGACAGGTGCCTCTATTGGACGATGCGTGTGCTGGGGTATCGAGCGCAATTTGTCGGATGGAGCCCGAGGTGCATGAAGCTGAAGAATCAAGTCCGCAGTGGACAAGGAATGGACAaacgggaagaagagaacaagTAGACAAGTAAAAGGTTCCTTACCAAGCCAGCCAGGGGATGGGAATCTACGGCTCTGGACGCCAAATAAAGTGCATCTCTCTTATAATAGCATCCACGTGGCAGCCCTTGCCGGAGGAGTTTGTCGTTGTAACTTTTCAAAAAACACTTTTTTCTAATATTTGTATTCATCAACAGGAAAGAGTATACATGTCCGCTCAGCCATCTCATATTCAGGCATTCGAATAGGTGTGAACCAACGGTGAGGATAATAGAGCCATTCTAGTATAGAACAGAACATTGAAGTCTTGCTTTTTCACATACAT is a window from the Trichoderma atroviride chromosome 5, complete sequence genome containing:
- a CDS encoding uncharacterized protein (EggNog:ENOG41~SECRETED:SignalP(1-26)); this encodes MKASIVLSLAAAAMASVIERTNGCNADNCARAVTGTREGLSPISSRKADCSSFMRATVTPKATTTTITITVHPDITPKPKNDVNYAAATVYPTAVPAYASSCDGAKRYSSACSCWGITATTVTAHTPTKTEIVTVTQNYCEL
- a CDS encoding uncharacterized protein (EggNog:ENOG41~SECRETED:SignalP(1-20)), with product MTRFTQFTVCALALVAPAFASCDYGTHLYPREHTVPVSTFGYNDLIGPLNWYSLNKTANELCATGQHQSPIVLDSSIATAHGDSISFTVESYPFGAEFENLGSTVEVPVNGTLKAGGKDYKLAQFHFHTPSEHRIDSEYHPMEIHFVFSTPDKSTAVVSFLVDFGVPNLLLSSVFQNVNEIATPGETTLTGPLLFAALENHLKSNAIFTYSGSLTTPPCTEGVDWYISAQPLQIDTATYGKVKDVIKFNARYTQNKLGGVNLLQNIANELK